One part of the Candidatus Lokiarchaeota archaeon genome encodes these proteins:
- a CDS encoding amidohydrolase family protein, whose protein sequence is MQHELSYQGPIFDAHLHMASQEALHTLIAVENDFGVDKGLLIVHGDENQQYVCEKYPDRYVFAKYFSGTLPFREGFKYIADGIRDMDPGCYQVAKMQSAPKVRNRVESNITSLRLDVDGSEPMFEALAETNTPFLLHLSDPDTYYRIHYSDRTKFRTKEEDLQELEAVIRNNPDVQFQLAHFAAQPEIHRLDNLARWFDTYPNFYVDTGSARWMCRELSKDVDRAKSFLEAYSDRVLFGTDCVARDTNRDYFEGRHLSLRLLLESDVRDVKLPFPDPDTADSGGTYINGLSLSQETLENIYWKNANRLYGRFIEQGET, encoded by the coding sequence GGTCCCATTTTCGATGCTCATCTCCATATGGCTAGTCAAGAAGCATTGCATACCCTGATAGCTGTGGAGAATGACTTCGGCGTTGACAAAGGATTACTTATTGTTCATGGCGATGAGAACCAGCAATACGTTTGCGAGAAATATCCGGACAGGTATGTCTTTGCTAAGTATTTCTCGGGCACTCTTCCGTTCCGAGAGGGTTTCAAGTACATAGCCGATGGAATTAGGGATATGGACCCTGGCTGCTATCAAGTTGCTAAGATGCAGTCTGCTCCTAAGGTCAGAAACCGAGTAGAAAGTAATATCACTTCCCTTAGACTGGATGTGGATGGCTCAGAGCCGATGTTTGAAGCATTGGCTGAAACCAACACGCCATTCCTACTCCATCTTAGTGATCCTGATACGTACTACCGCATACACTACTCTGACAGGACGAAGTTCAGGACCAAAGAAGAGGATTTGCAGGAACTAGAGGCAGTGATTCGGAACAACCCAGATGTGCAGTTCCAGCTTGCTCATTTCGCCGCACAACCAGAAATACACCGGCTAGATAACCTTGCGCGGTGGTTCGATACCTATCCGAATTTCTATGTAGATACCGGTTCTGCCAGATGGATGTGCCGCGAGCTCAGCAAAGATGTTGACCGAGCTAAGTCGTTCTTGGAGGCATACTCTGATCGAGTCCTATTTGGTACTGACTGCGTAGCAAGAGACACCAATCGCGATTATTTCGAGGGACGACATCTTTCCCTCCGATTGCTGCTGGAAAGCGATGTACGAGATGTGAAATTGCCTTTCCCTGATCCTGATACTGCTGATTCAGGGGGAACCTACATCAACGGATTATCCCTGTCGCAGGAGACTCTTGAAAACATCTATTGGAAGAATGCGAATCGATTGTACGGTAGATTCATTGAGCAAGGAGAAACATAG